TCTCAGCATTGCTCATGCTCAGTGGCTTGCTTCGTTCTTGCCTGATCCTTGCTAGGTTCTATGACTTTGAATTCTGGTCTAGACTTGATGTGCTGGAGGCTGTCTTGTATGACAGCTTGAGCCGTTGTTTCTGTGATGTAGAGTGAATACTCACAGAACTTTATCTGCATCTGTGATGTAGAGCCATTGCTATAATTTGAGCAATTCCGTAATGCTATACATGTGCGGGTTTATTAACCCTCAACTTGTTTGACATTTCCAGTGAAATAGAAAAGTACAAGATAGTCAGCTGAATTAGCTGATATGAACTTCCAATAACCATCTTTCAGGGACAAATTTTGCAATGTTTATGGTCAGTGTGGGAGTCAAGAATTTAATGCAGGGTGCCTATTGACATTCATTATCAAGTCTAGAAATCATTTGCTTTGGTTTTTCTCAATTTTAcaatagaacaaaagaaattcatTAGATTTAATCgtacaataacaaaaaaaaataaatttaaataatttaagAGCATGCGTAACTACTATCCAAAAATAATGGTTTAATTGATGGCTGATTTGGCACATCGAGTCAAGCATGAGGGGAGGTTTTAGACTTTTAGTGGCTAATCCAAATCATTATCCTTTTAAGTTTTATACTTTTTTTATGAACACACTCATTTCTTGGGCGTTCCAAGACACAAAAAGGGAGCTGTTTAATCCATGCAAATCTCCTCCTGAATTACATTGTTGAGCAAATCTGGAACCATCATCCtggtttttttaaaaatattttttaatataaatacaGTTGCTTGTTCTCCCCTAGAGTTTGATCCTCCTTATCCTGGAGGTAATCTGCAAGCATTATCATTgagtcttctttttctttttcttttttttgtatatataaATACGGCGACTCTTTTTATGTCATATATTTGCACTCCCATGGAATCTCACCCTTGGGTTAATCTGGAAACATTACCCTTcagttttaatatttttttatttaaatacaTTGATTTGGTCTTGGTCCCAAGCCATATAAAAGGAGCTTTTCATTCCATGCAATTCTCTGCTGGATTACGAGGTGTAAATACCGCTTCATCTCATCTCAAAACAGGAagttcatctcaaatcaacttCTTGATTAATCAAAGCAActtcttgattaaattaaaaaaaaaaaaacacatatgCAAGGCACATGCATGAGGACGACCATCCTTTGCCAAGAACTCCTTGGTgctaattttctaataattttagaattttctcCCAAATTCAACCATCAGTAATTAGTGTTCCCACTAAatagtttttggaaaaattacAATCCCATGattggttttaatttcttgttataGATTTTTTAAAAGTGCTGTAGATATTTATAGATTTATATTTAAATGTGCTGAATAGGCACTTATTGAAAGAACTTTGGGGAGTGAGtttttttaaaagtgtaattagtTTAGTAAAGTATCTGTATTTCAAGAAGTGCAAAAGTTGTTATTGTGTATATTTACGTGACAAGTTAGGTATAGTTTAAGTATATTTGCACGTTTTTAAAAAATCCATTAATAAAAAGATTAGACTTTGGTGGATGCAAATTAAGCGCCGAAATGATCAGGAATAAAGAGGGGAGGTGCAAAAAAGACATTAAATCTAGGCTACTCagcgtgtttttttttttttttgtcggcaACGATatatttgtataacctactctatctTAATCTAGGGGAGAAGAGGAACCTAAGGAGGTTGTTGTAGGGGTTAGTAAATATAAAGACTCAACTAGATCAAGGAAGTGTTATGGCACAACCTTTAGATTTTATTTGTTACAGGTGAAGTTACAGCCCAAGGAGGGACTTAAATCCCTCCCTGGTGGCCGCTGAGCCATTGGCCCGGTGGTTTACTCAACGTGTTGATGGTATAACAATTTTAGCATGGCACCAAAAGCTGCCGCCAAAACCACATATGCTATTCATCAGGTTGACACGTTGAACAGTAGTACTAGATAGGGAAAAAGGATGATTGACTGTCTGTATTTACAAATAGTAATAACTGGAGATTATGACCTTGcagtttttttcaatttttggtttgaaATTCATCGACTCCCAATGTAAAAACATTATatgtatttcttttttaaaatattagtaGTGTAGGAATGAGATTTCAAAAGCGGGAAATGGACAGGAGGATTAGAATTCAGGActttccaaaatatatatatatcacttttgtgtttgataaaacttaagtttgaaaattgaaatttgaattcgTTAAGTTACTAAAttattaagtactaaatttgatacatttaaatgtatatcacattaagttATAAgaaaatagtttatcacttattttttgaaacaagttttatctagaaaattaagtgccatttaattaatttaaatgttatattttttattatgaaaaatatttgaatatgttaagatctgaaccCCATTAACTTTAagtattgaattgaattatcaaataggGTCTTAGCTTgctatttattaattttttcgtTTGTACGGaatgttttcttgattcaaCCACTGGGTCAAACAACCTTCTGTTCTTCATCCAAAAGCCAAATTTAAAAGAATTTGGTAAGAGGAGGTATTGGCTAGTTATCAAGGACAGTTCATAAAGAGCATAAAAAGACAACAATATGTTTATACAAAAAACCccttccttcatttttttttcttttggtgagACCCTCCTCCTTTATATATAgtatacaaaatataaatactAAAACAACAACATACAAAACACAACTTTTAATGCAAATATTATGGGCTACTCACAAGTCactctatttttttaaaatataatttcttcTCAATTTCCTTGGTTCTGGCGTACTTTATATTTAGCCTAAACAGTTCAATTTACAGAAAAAAGCAAATTAATCTTTTAGCTCTGTAGAAAAACAACTGTCTAGTTTTTATATATGCTTCTACACATGATGAGTATTTTTCACTTGCCATAACCTTATAGACGGCATCTGAAAAGAGTGAATGGCAATACCCAATGTTGGAATTTACATAGAAGACCTGCATTTCCACCAAGTTTTTTCACTAATTCTATCAAAGGTCAACATATTCGGAATACATATCATGTCACATTTTTCTAAGACGGAGCAGACACTAGTACTGCCATAAACTAGCAAATTTAGATGCAGGAGAGAAGTATAAAAttggaattttaaatttaaatttagattaattatcatgcacacacacacacacagatatatatatatatatatatatatatatatttatttatttatttatagtcAGTGTGTACAAAATAGTCAACACACCATCAGTCACGCCTAGTTCTATATCTTCTTGGATTTGTAAAAGTGATGAGTTGAAAATTTTCCTGTAGAgtaaaagtatttttttttttttttttttgtataacaTGAAATTGACAGCCCAGTGGAACTGAGTTACTTAGGTTAGATTATGTTTATTACTACCATTTGCAGAAAGTGATAAGACAAGAGACACCATAGTTGTGCCGTCATGGAAGGCGAGAAGTGGGAATTGAAAATGAGAGGAATGAGGGATACAAATATGGGCTACAACAAATAAAATTCTGACTTAGTATCATTCTACCAACTAGACTTTTGGTCATCTAGCTGACAAGATTTAATTGTATGTTGAGCAATTTATGGGACAACCTATAACCTGCACAATGACCACAGTAAAGCTTGCCATACTGGAGCACCAATATGAACAATCAAATTAATTGTACGAAGGTTCACAAATGCTGATCAACTGACCAACATTTCGATTGTTGTCCTACCTAGTTTGCTTAGTGTTTTCATACAAAAACTCAGATCTGTATCACAGGTTATCAAAATCCAGTCATTAAGTTCATCCTGATACTTAATTTTAAAACTTCCAAGGGATAGATTGAATCGTTGTGCAATGTTCTTCTCCAGATCAATTTTACGGGCAGAAGATGAAAGTTCAAATTTTATCTTGTCCTCTTGATATTTTGCCTTGATCACCCACATGCTGATATCATCTTCTAGCCTTGTTGCATCTGACTGGtggttttcttcaatatattcagtAGCGGGTTGAACAACTTTTTGTTTAGCAAAGACTTGGTTAACCTTTCTTTCTTTACGAGGGGGCCATCTGCCAATACCATACTCTCTACATATACGTTTCAATGTAGATCGACTGACTGCAAATTTTAGGATGGAAAACTTCAGTGAAGGAACAAGCCTATACAATGTGTAAACTAGATATTTCCAAACAGATCCAGATTAAATCAACATGCATTAACCAACATTTGAACTCAATTCTGATCTAGAGAAATGCGACAGTTAAGAATTACCTCCAATATTTTTTGCAGCATCTTCAAGTTTCCGCATAGAATTTTGTTCAAGAACCTCACGAGTAATTCCAAGGTCGCTTTTTAAAGTACAACTAGGCTCTTGCATTTTTAAATTAGTCACTTCATTGCCACTCTGTTCTATAATAGCATCATCTCTTTCAGGATCCTCCACAATTGGTTCATCATGTGCTATGCTGACCATGTTTTGCACGAGCTCCTGTCCAGTTGTAGATCTGACAATTCCATTTTGCTGTTCATAAATACCATCCATAGAATTGTGCGCAACATCAACTCCTGCAAGATTTAATTCTTGATATGACATGTTGATAAAGTCCTGTGTGGGGTCTGGTCTAGGTGGAGATCCAACAATCCCATTCTGCTGTCCATGGACACCATTTATACAAGCATTTGCAGTATCAACTTGCTGAGATGAGAAATCAAGTTGCATCATTCCTTCTCCTCCTTGTACTTTTGCAAGCCTAGGTGTAGATCCAACACTTCCATTCTGCTGTTCATGGATACCATTCATAGAACCATTTGCGACATCAACTTGTTGAGATGAGAAATCAAGTTGCATCATTCCTGCTCCTCCTTGTACTTCTACAAGCCTGGGTGTACACTCATTACTAGTAGTACTGCAGATTTCAAAAGAATCAAATTCATCCTCTGGAGAGACCTTTATAACCTCAACAGCCAATTTCTTCCCCAATTCTTGTCCTGAAGCAATCTTAAAAGAACTTCCGAGGCGTTCTTTCAGTGACTCCATTAGGCTGTTCAACAATGTCCTAAGATCCCCAAAGGAGTGTTTTTCATACGTAGGTATAAAGAACTCCAATACATAAATGCAATTGTTCGAGCAAGAGCTCTGCAAACAAACTGCAAAACAGGTAGAGCTCTTCCAGTATCGTGCATTGGGTACCAACGGGTACTCTGTTATGCTTAATTGTCTTATATCCCTACAAAAGCATGCACTTTTGGATGAAAATGCTTTTCCAACTACCCCTTGTCCATTCCGAATAAAATCTACGCCACCATGAGAACTTAGTATTTCTCCAGAAATAGTCCAAGTTTTAGTAACGCCATAACCCAGTCCACATATTTTCCTCACCTTGCTCAATGCTTCGTCAATTATAGCAATTTCTCCACGTTGACCTGTAGAGGAATGGCTTAAAAATATTAGCATGGAATGAATAGCCTAAAGCATCAGCCAAGATTATGCAGTATAaaaggaggggaaaaaaaaatacttagAGGTACTCACATGAATTTACTTCCGTGAGGAGGCTTACACAAGTAGTTGTCAGATTCACCACCAGTAGTAGATTCTGGCAAACACATTATACATGCGCCATAAATAAATTAAAGTGTTATTTACAAGTTTCAAAGTGTTTTCTTTGGCTTTTAAAGACCGTTTGACAACAACGGAATTGcacccacccaaaaaaaaaaccaataaaaTAAGCTCTTTATATGTTTCCTCAACTAATTTTGGTATAGAAGTTCCGGAAAGCCAAAGCCTCCTTTAAAGGCCATAAATTTTTTAGAAACAACTTCTTTCGCTTAGAAAATAACGTTACAAGAGAAGATTAATATTAGAGTGACAGTTACCATAGTTTTCGAAGTAATAAGCAGTtaaaaaattggattaatttATAAAAACACCTCTCCTACTACCACCTAACAACTAGAAACCACGATCTATCCCCAAATTCTTATTAAAGTGCTGAATTTTGTTTCGTCTTGAGTTTACTAAAAACTTAAATCATGAATTTTATGCTACCACAAAATCTTGCACTATATAACACACAAGGAGACAATGGTTGGTTATGATATAAATTACCCCCTCTATCCATTACCTAGTTCAAATAATAAATGAATTAGTTACGGCCTGGGTTTCGTCCTCTAAGTTCCTCTTTTTTGTATAAGGGAGTGAGTCTGCACCCATCTCATATGGATTATCTAATTTATTGATAAAAATTATACTAATTATTATAACTCATAAATCATAAACACCGCCACCAGATCCCCAACGTCAACAGGAGGAAAGTAACTAAGCAACTTCAAAACAGAAATGTCCAACCTGAAGATTCTCCAGAACCCGATATCGAGGTAATCCGACAAAATCAGATGGTGATACAATTTCCAGTACACCAATGGGGAGGTGCCGAGTAGGATGATGATAGATTGGCAACACCCAGTATCTCATGACACGGCCGACTGCATAATCACGTTGAGGATACTCTCTGCTAGTGTACTCACCCACATTCCATGCATATTCAGGCAACCCACTGCGGAACACCCGACCAGGGGGACCAATTATACGCTGTACTTCATcaccatcatcatcttcatcgaCGGGTATTAAGTACTCCAGGCAGTGCTTCCTATATTCACATAGTTTCAAAAGGCTGGTCGCTGGGGAACCATTGAAGGGGTAGTATTGGAGAGCAAAAGGCAGGTCACAAGTTGTCAGATACGTTTTGTCCCCAGTCTTCACTAAACCCCAAAACTGAACTAGACACTGACACCACATTATTGTTTCCATAACAAATTGTAGACAGTATTTGATGTCGTCCTTAATCACGGCACCGTCAGCAGCTGCAATAGGAAAGTCagtataaaaaatattaaagggTGCTTGCTAGTGTATATGAACTGTTTGCtagtataaaaaatatatagttTTATCATTCTCatcaaactaattttttttctagaatttttttttctcttctaaaTTGGTGGAATTTATTCCACAGGAGGAATTTTATCAGAGTCAGACTATATATAGCTATGACAAATTTAATTGCGATAAATAGTCCAACAAAAATATCCACaaacacatacatacatacatattagATATATATGAGAGATTATATTGAAAGAACTCCACACTTACTGGCTGAGAGATGATGAGGCTTCCCGCAGCGTCCTTTGTCATTGCCGCATGTGCTCCAGAAAACCCACTGGTGATTGTCAAATGAATGGGAGTATGATAGTTCACAAGGCCCCAAACCTTCCGTAGAAAAAGGAGGGGACGGAGAAGTTTGAGCCATTTGTAGTTTTGTGCAGGAGAAAACTGCTATATCTCCTGGATCGATCCTGTTTTAGTTATCCTAAAACATCGTGAGAATTCAAATAgtaatttctatttcttttttatttaaaagatgtaaaaatgataaagaaaaggagaagaataaagaaaaaaaatgaaaaaagattaATATTAGACACTATCCTTATACTGAGGGCATTATTATCTTTTTGCTTTGCACATAAACTTGGTTTTAGAGAGCAATTTGTAGGTTTTAAGAAAAAGGATAGACCGactaaaagaatttaaaaacaaaaaaaaggcgAAATAACATGGAAGCACGCAAAAGATAGAACCAATATGCAGTGGTCTAAAATGTTCAATGGCCCAAACTGATTAGGAGCCTTCACACATATTTTTAAGTCAACGGATGACTACAGAATGAAGGGACTAACGCGAAGAATTTTGTAAGCGAAACAACATGGAAGCAATCAAAAGCAAGAGCCGAAAGGGGAATAAAAAGGAACCAAAAAGAACCCTGagtggagaagaagaagaactaaGCGTCAAAAGAAGATTAGCATCATTTGCTTTGCTTTACTTTattgttttgcattttttttacatACAAGTTGGGTAATGGGTCCTTAAGAAAAGATACCCAACCCATCTAATAAATAATATGAATTTTCTTAATCCAACCAATCAAAACCCATTACCAACTAACTCAATGCAACCTTTAAAAATTAGTGGGTGGATTGGACGAGTAGTTGGATTTTAAGTTTATTTGCCAGATTTAATCACTTGCAAAGTTTATGTACATGACTGATGAGGAGTTTCCCGTCGCTTTCATGTACATTTACCATAAAGACTAGAAGTGGAAGAACCGTAAGAAAGGGCATCATACATATTTATTTTCATGGATATATTTTAAATGGATTTTTTGCCACCAAATGATAGAACTACGTAGCCAATCACCACTTCTTACCTGTTATCATCGGTTCTTAGATGTACAATACATATTTCGTGTTATCTTGTGTTATTATTGGCTTCAATTATGTACACATATTTGCATTTATTGTTACCTTTTTTTAAAAGGAaatactttttaatttttatttcattttttctgAAAATCCCTCTCAATGAATGTCCATTGACACTTCTTAGATAAATCAAACATTTACTTTATTGGTTTTGTGTATTAGCAATAAGTTTTTGTCTAATTTTTTTGCTTGGCTTTATAAGAATTTGCATGAGATAAGTCATATTTATTTTATagtcaaaaatagaaaattaggtaaaattttcttgggttttttttttcttttcgtttttgtttAAAGAAGAGGATTCGTGAACCTAAAATGGATCGGACCAATTTTTTTACCTTCTCTTAAGTAATGGCCATTTTCTCTTTGAATTTGCATAGTGGTTGCTAgtaagtttttttttgtgtgtgtatatttatatatatatgtgtctttgtgtgtatatatacatatatgtatatacatatgcATGCATGTATATAACATTGAAGACTGTTTCACAAGGtaaaaagggaagaaatgatAAATTAATGCGACGTGAAAACACTACTGTTCTTAAAGTTTTAATTGCTCATAGTGCATTTAGTTGTTTGCTTATGAGTTGTGGCAATTTACCCCTAGAAtagaacaagaagaaaaaaagtagATAGCATAATCTAATTGTTCTCACTTAGAATTAATCAAGTACAAAAGCTAGTTTAATTCAATGagacttaattttttttgtaggaAAAGTGTTTTTCTATGACCACATAATCAGACACAGCCTCATTCGTTTTGCGCACCATTAGCTTTCAAATAACCACCTTTGGAGCATGAAAAGTTTTCAAAACAAAGCTTTTAACGAACCAAGCGATTTGCGAACATATTCATTGATAGGTTATAATTTGTTactaaaatttataattattttcctttgatttttgccaaatatcttcttatttgattaattctacttatatttggtattttgtgCTTATTTCAGGAGCAAGAATGAAAAGTGCTTCAATGAAGATTTTCTAGTGAAAAACGTTGCACATGGGCGCGTCTAAGTTCACTGCTCAAAACTGAAAAGTCGGGATTGATATTGGGCAATCTCCAAATCCGAATCAATTTCCTAATTTGATAGCTAT
The Coffea arabica cultivar ET-39 chromosome 6c, Coffea Arabica ET-39 HiFi, whole genome shotgun sequence genome window above contains:
- the LOC113693322 gene encoding protein NLP5-like isoform X1, whose product is MAQTSPSPPFSTEGLGPCELSYSHSFDNHQWVFWSTCGNDKGRCGKPHHLSATADGAVIKDDIKYCLQFVMETIMWCQCLVQFWGLVKTGDKTYLTTCDLPFALQYYPFNGSPATSLLKLCEYRKHCLEYLIPVDEDDDGDEVQRIIGPPGRVFRSGLPEYAWNVGEYTSREYPQRDYAVGRVMRYWVLPIYHHPTRHLPIGVLEIVSPSDFVGLPRYRVLENLQNLLLVVNLTTTCVSLLTEVNSCQRGEIAIIDEALSKVRKICGLGYGVTKTWTISGEILSSHGGVDFIRNGQGVVGKAFSSKSACFCRDIRQLSITEYPLVPNARYWKSSTCFAVCLQSSCSNNCIYVLEFFIPTYEKHSFGDLRTLLNSLMESLKERLGSSFKIASGQELGKKLAVEVIKVSPEDEFDSFEICSTTSNECTPRLVEVQGGAGMMQLDFSSQQVDVANGSMNGIHEQQNGSVGSTPRLAKVQGGEGMMQLDFSSQQVDTANACINGVHGQQNGIVGSPPRPDPTQDFINMSYQELNLAGVDVAHNSMDGIYEQQNGIVRSTTGQELVQNMVSIAHDEPIVEDPERDDAIIEQSGNEVTNLKMQEPSCTLKSDLGITREVLEQNSMRKLEDAAKNIGVSRSTLKRICREYGIGRWPPRKERKVNQVFAKQKVVQPATEYIEENHQSDATRLEDDISMWVIKAKYQEDKIKFELSSSARKIDLEKNIAQRFNLSLGSFKIKYQDELNDWILITCDTDLSFCMKTLSKLGRTTIEMLVS
- the LOC113693322 gene encoding protein NLP4-like isoform X2 — encoded protein: MAQTSPSPPFSTEGLGPCELSYSHSFDNHQWVFWSTCGNDKGRCGKPHHLSATADGAVIKDDIKYCLQFVMETIMWCQCLVQFWGLVKTGDKTYLTTCDLPFALQYYPFNGSPATSLLKLCEYRKHCLEYLIPVDEDDDGDEVQRIIGPPGRVFRSGLPEYAWNVGEYTSREYPQRDYAVGRVMRYWVLPIYHHPTRHLPIGVLEIVSPSDFVGLPRYRVLENLQNLLLVVNLTTTCVSLLTEVNSCQRGEIAIIDEALSKVRKICGLGYGVTKTWTISGEILSSHGGVDFIRNGQGVVGKAFSSKSACFCRDIRQLSITEYPLVPNARYWKSSTCFAVCLQSSCSNNCIYVLEFFIPTYEKHSFGDLRTLLNSLMESLKERLGSSFKIASGQELGKKLAVEVIKVSPEDEFDSFEICSTTSNECTPRLVEVQGGAGMMQLDFSSQQVDVANGSMNGIHEQQNGSVGSTPRLAKVQGGEGMMQLDFSSQQVDTANACINGVHGQQNGIVGSPPRPDPTQDFINMSYQELNLAGVDVAHNSMDGIYEQQNGIVRSTTGQELVQNMVSIAHDEPIVEDPERDDAIIEQSGNEVTNLKMQEPSCTLKSDLGITREVLEQNSMRKLEDAAKNIGVSRSTLKRICREYGIGRWPPRKERKVNQVFAKQKVVQPATEYIEENHQSDATRLEDDISMWVIKAKYQEDKIKFELSSSARKIDLEKNIAQRFNLSLGSFKIKYQDELSFTVVIVQLIGCPISCSIYN